In Primulina huaijiensis isolate GDHJ02 chromosome 4, ASM1229523v2, whole genome shotgun sequence, the DNA window AAGATTTGACCTGAATCGTGACTTTaactaggggtgtcaatcgggtcgggtttcgggtcaacccgcgaatttttttttcaacccgaacccgaagcaacccgaagcaacccccaacccgaaccgaacccgtctaacctgaaccaacccgtctaacccgcctagcccgaaatttttttattttttttaaacaaaattaatgaaaaaaatccgaaaaaataaaaaattataataatattttaatttaaacacataataaaaaaattttcgatttaaatttgaaagtttaattgtagaaaattaaaagtatatttactaaatcaaataaacaattgttaaaaaattaaaaaatatacaaaataaatattaaatgatgaaaatttaacatataaatatgcaataaattttgttcaaacatataatatataaaaatataggtaatattttcaaaaaaaaaaatttcgggtcaacacgcaacccgacccaacccaacccgaaacccatCTAACCCAGTTctaacccgaacccacccaacccgaacccaacccaaacccaaaaaaccccaacccgaacctgatttttttcgtgttgggtcgtgtcgggttgacgggtcgtgttgcattttgacacccctaactTTAACCAACCAAAATTTGTCTACCTATGGTTTTAAGCATCGTTTGGTTCGTGTAATATGATAAgtaaatgttatataataagagtgattataaaataaaaattaaagataaataacacattatgataaattatatgatgtttgacatgattttaacttgcttgattatttttgttaattatttactaaattgtcctcattatatattaattagtaatatattcttaaaatgattgaataaataaataaaatttctagaattaattgatttaaaaaattataaataaagttaaaatattatattaattattaaattttcattaattttaatttctcaaaaaactaaaaaatcgattaatattatagaaaataattaaaatttgataataacataaatatgtatttattgtaataattaaaatattaatacaaatttgaatattaaatattgGTTAATAACAATTATCATATTAcggttaaaaataatataataataaaaatatgatcaataataattaaattatttagaatattagtcaaattaaaaattacatttaaaatttttgaatttataattattttaaactttaggatagtaaagaaaaatttaaattaatcaaacatcATCCCTTCTCCTCCAAAAGATTATATAACCACCAACAAGAGGATAATAATGCAAATAGTGGGGGCCGGGTGCGGGCTGAACGGACCTATCACAATCTTAATCATGCACACCAAACACATGATAAGTGAAAGATTAAAAATCAATCACCCCTTATCATGCACACCAAACAATGCCTTAGGGTATAAAATCGATTGATCCGTTGGGTAGGAcagataatatttaattaaataatttttttaaaaaaatatggacAAACACGATTAACGGGGTAGTTAGAAATCAACAACCACGATCAAGTGACAGTTAATCCGACAGGTTTGAACCACTGGACCAAccgtttgaatttattttcaaaaagaacAACAATGATTTTGTGGTAGTTAATGATCAATGATCACGATGACATGACCGTTATTCCACGGTCGACCAATTCAATCTTAATTTCTCTATTCtcaaaatattaattgttgATTATTGTTAATTGTAAATTATTTTCCTAATtaacttaattttattttatacaaatGCCCAGTTCAAGTCGAGTGATAAGGGCAAGGGAAAGAGAATCATGCTCTAGTTTGAGGATCATGGTTTTCTTTCATTCAATGTTGACGGCCAGAGGCGGATTTATGCTAGTGCTCACGTGGGCCACGGCCCccctaaatttttaatttttttagtttatattAATTGTTTAGTgggctttaaatttttttagtttatattAATCATGTTAGGGTCCACGTGGGCCACGGTCCCCCAAATCTTAATACTAATCAAATGTTTAGTGGGctttaaattaaaatactaaagaaATAGATTAGGCCCATCAACGAATTGAGAATCTCTTTGTAAAAGcctatatattattaaaactgATGCAAAAAAAAGAGAGACTCAGCCTCATCAAAACTATAGCACCGTCTTCTTTTATCACAGAGAAGTAGGGTTTAGGAAGAAAATTTACTCATATCCTATTTTCCTCTAATTTCTATTGTTTTAAGGTAAGCACAATTACTCTTTTGATTTGCTGTATTATTTTGGAAACTTGATGTATATGTTGGCAAATATTTTAGAAACGATAACAAGTGAATTTGGGAATGTTAAGTTTTGgtgttcataaaaaataatttattaatgttGGTTTGATGATCCTAAGAACTGAATTGCTACTCGTTAATTTCAGTAATCAAGTTCATGAAATTTCAGAATGTTTACTGGAGGAGTTCCAATGTAATTTGGCAACTTAGTATGACTTTTAAATAGAaagattatttaaatttatggtTAAGATTTAGCTAATGACATGCACAATTGCCGATTCAATTAAATGGAAAAATGGATATTTAGTGCTAATTAAATTCCAGTATGTGGTCTTGTTTAGAATTTGACTAAAGGTATATAATTTGACAACTGGGGTCATGAAAAATagataacataaataaatgagGAAGCCATGAATTCAAAAATAATGCTCCTTAAATCTCTTTTATAATTCATTAATACATTATCTTTGATGCTTTTTTATGAGTATTTGTTGCTTAAAACTCAACCAGTATTTCATTAATACATTATCATTAATACATTATCTTTGatgtttgtttgtttatatttttttatacactttgtttattatattttgttgagATTTTGAAGTTTAGCAGTGAGTATTGATAATGTATTATTgcagatattttatttatggtGTTAGTATATTTAAATGACtagattttatttattgtttcagGTGTGATTTTATTCATAAATGGGAAAATCTGTTACAATTTATAAATTCTTTCAGAGGAAGAGATCTAATCAACCAGATCCTCCCATTTCTACAGCCCCATCTATACCATCAGATGATAATATTCCACCAGAGGTTCATTCTCAAAAGTTAAGAAAGGTTGAAAGTGCAGGGGTTGATCTTAACTTCTTAGAGCGTGATCCAGGATTACGTCGACAAATATGGGAATACTCTCCCAACGAGCAAGAAGAAATTCGTCGGGCTTATCTAAATCTGAAAGTATATCAGCCTATACTTTCAGAATATCCactaaataaaaacaatattcaTCCCCGCAGGTTTCAATCATCTTGGTATGAGCTTTTTCCTTGGTTGGAGTATTCTCCAGTAAAAGATAAAGCTTTCTGTTTTTCTTGTTTATCTTTAACAAGCCATCAGAATGTCTTAAGCAAACTGCATTTACTGTTGTTGGATTTGATAATTGGAAGAAGGCTCGAAGTGGAAAAACATGTTCTTTCCAATGTCATATTGGGAAAGATAATGTATCTTCACCTCGTCGTATTGCTGAAAAAGCATGTGAGGATTTAATGAACCAACCTCAATATATACCaagatttttcaacaaaattagCTCAGAAGCAGTTGCAAGGAATCACCTTCGATTGAAAGTTGGTATACATGTAGTTCGGTTGCTTGCGCTTCAGGGCGTTCCTTTCAGAGGTCATGATGAGAGCTCTAATTCATCTAATCGTGGAaactttcttgaatttcttgatGTGGTGGCCTTGTATAACGATGAGCTTTCAGATGCAATACATAAAGCTCCGAAAAATCCAAGTATACAAGTCATGATATTCAAAAGCAAATACTTCACATGTTCTCAGTGAGAGTGAAAAATGTAATTCTTGAAGAAATTGCAGACAACAAATATTGCATAGTCATCGATGAAGCTCGTGATGAGTCAAAAATAGAACAAATGTCTATAGTGTTGAGGTTCGTGGACAAAAATGGATGCATACAAGAACGTTTTTTTGGGCTTGTTCATGTGTCAGATACGACAGCTTTGAAATTAAAGAATGCTATAtattcttatttgagtcattacAATTTGGATGTCCAAAATATTAGAGGTCAAGGTTACGATGGTGCTAGAAATATGAGAGGTGAGTTCAATGGATTGCAAGCTTTGATTCTGAAAGATTGTAAGAGTGCTTATTATGTTCATTGCTTTGCCCATCGATTGTAGTTGGCTCTTGTTGCGGCAGCAAAAAATGTAACTCCCATTCATCagttttttgataaattaactTTCATAGTTAATATGGTTGGTGCTTCGTGCAAGCGTAATGATGAATTGAAAGAATCTCACGCAGATGACATTGCTTATTTGATTTCTATTAATGAACTCGAGACAGGGCATGGACTTAATCAGATATGTAATTTACAACGAGCAGCTGATACGCGTTGGAGTTCTCATTTTAGATCATTATCGAGCTTGATCAAGATGTTTAGTGCAGCATGTACTGTATTGCTCAAAGTTATGGAAGATGGACTTCATTTCCAAAGAGCAGAAGCAACGTctgtttatgatgaaatgaattcatttgattttttattcatattGCATCTAATGAACGAGATTATGGAGATCACAAATGTGCTTTCTCAGATATTGCAAAGTAAGTTTCAAGATATTTTGAATGCAATGGAGCTAGTTTCatctacaaaaaaattaattcaagagCTAAAGGATGACAAATGGGATGATTTGCTTGAAAAAGTGAAGT includes these proteins:
- the LOC140975879 gene encoding uncharacterized protein, with product MGKSVTIYKFFQRKRSNQPDPPISTAPSIPSDDNIPPEVHSQKLRKVESAGVDLNFLERDPGLRRQIWEYSPNEQEEIRRAYLNLKPSECLKQTAFTVVGFDNWKKARSGKTCSFQCHIGKDNVSSPRRIAEKACEDLMNQPQYIPRFFNKISSEAVARNHLRLKVGIHVVRLLALQGVPFRGHDESSNSSNRGNFLEFLDVVALYNDELSDAIHKAPKNPMRVKNVILEEIADNKYCIVIDEARDESKIEQMSIVLRFVDKNGCIQERFFGLVHVSDTTALKLKNAIYSYLSHYNLDVQNIRGQGYDGARNMRGEFNGLQALILKDCKSAYYVHCFAHRL